The Solanum lycopersicum chromosome 9, SLM_r2.1 genome window below encodes:
- the LOC101260079 gene encoding FCS-Like Zinc finger 8 yields the protein MVMLRNNSRRAVSSKQSPNPMADKNSSSSPKFFNGFLTRTLSDVFDSEISPKSILDTKQIFNLGNPFGYDRNSSYKKGSSTLEGIKLALLDPIENEENINKMVVFGTELKDFGIKTKDSKLLGIGNVKEDKDSSKGGLSLREMESLEDYTCVITHGPNPKKTHIFDNCVVQSCSVLENSPDR from the coding sequence ATGGTGATGCTGAGGAACAATTCAAGAAGAGCAGTGAGCAGCAAACAGAGTCCTAATCCCATGGCTGACAAAAATTCATCTTCTTCTCCAAAATTCTTCAATGGTTTTTTAACCAGAACTTTATCTGATGTTTTTGACTCTGAAATTAGCCCAAAATCCATTCTTGATACCAAACAAATCTTCAATCTTGGTAACCCTTTTGGCTATGACAGAAACTCATCCTATAAAAAGGGTTCATCAACTTTAGAAGGTATTAAACTTGCTCTGCTAGACCCTATAGAGAATGAAGAGAACATTAACAAAATGGTTGTGTTTGGAACAGAGCTTAAGGATTTTGGTATAAAGACTAAGGATTCTAAATTGTTGGGAATTGGGAATGTTAAAGAAGATAAAGATTCATCAAAGGGTGGATTGAGTTTGAGGGAAATGGAGAGTTTGGAGGATTATACATGTGTGATTACTCATGGTCCTAATCCAAAAAAAActcatatatttgataattgTGTGGTTCAAAGTTGCTCTGTTTTGGAGAATTCGCCTGATCGTTAA
- the LOC101260373 gene encoding F-box/kelch-repeat protein SKIP30 — protein sequence MSVLIEGLPDAVALRCLARVPFYLHPKLELVSRSWQAAIRSGELFKARQEVKSSEEFLCICAFDPDNLWQLYDPMRDLWITLPVLPSNIRHLAHFGVVSTAGKLFVLGGGSDAVDPLTGDQDGSFATDEVWSYDPVTREWSLCASMIVPRAMFACCVFDGKIVVAGGFTNCRKSICKAEIYDPEKNVWDPIPDLHHTHNSACSGVVIGGKVHVLHKGLSTVQVLENVKQGWTVHEYGWLQGPMAVVRGKLYVLSHWLIYRQERETRKMVVSASEFRRRIGFAMIGLGDDIYIVGGVIGPERWNWDIKLLSDVDALTLGNERQVWRQVAPMTRCRGTVLGCTLMRI from the coding sequence ATGTCTGTACTCATTGAAGGGCTTCCTGATGCTGTTGCTCTCAGGTGTCTTGCACGGGTTCCCTTTTATCTTCATCCCAAGTTAGAACTTGTTTCACGTTCCTGGCAAGCTGCTATTCGAAGTGGCGAACTATTTAAGGCAAGACAGGAGGTCAAATCATCTGAGGAATTTTTATGCATCTGTGCTTTTGATCCTGATAATTTATGGCAGCTTTATGATCCTATGCGTGATCTTTGGATTACTCTCCCTGTTCTTCCATCAAACATCAGACATCTGGCACACTTTGGTGTGGTATCTACTGCTGGAAAACTCTTTGTTCTAGGTGGTGGTAGTGATGCTGTGGATCCATTGACTGGTGACCAAGATGGAAGTTTTGCCACTGATGAGGTCTGGTCATATGACCCGGTAACCCGAGAATGGAGTCTGTGTGCGTCTATGATTGTGCCTCGGGCAATGTTCGCTTGTTGTGTGTTTGATGGGAAGATAGTTGTTGCAGGGGGTTTCACTAACTGCAGAAAATCAATATGTAAAGCAGAAATCTATGATCCCGAGAAGAATGTTTGGGATCCGATCCCTGATCTCCATCACACACACAACTCTGCCTGCTCAGGAGTGGTTATTGGTGGTAAAGTTCATGTATTGCACAAAGGTTTGTCAACTGTTCAGGTTTTGGAAAATGTGAAGCAGGGTTGGACTGTGCATGAGTACGGTTGGCTCCAAGGTCCCATGGCTGTTGTTAGGGGAAAACTTTATGTATTGAGTCATTGGCTCATATACAGGCAGGAAAGAGAAACAAGGAAGATGGTAGTTTCAGCATCCGAGTTCCGTAGAAGAATTGGGTTTGCGATGATAGGTCTGGGTGATGATATCTATATTGTTGGAGGGGTTATTGGACCTGAGCGCTGGAATTGGGACATTAAATTGCTGTCTGATGTTGATGCCCTGACACTCGGAAATGAGAGGCAAGTGTGGCGTCAAGTTGCTCCAATGACAAGGTGTAGAGGAACGGTCCTTGGCTGCACGTTAATGAGAATATAG